From Solwaraspora sp. WMMD1047, the proteins below share one genomic window:
- the ftsX gene encoding permease-like cell division protein FtsX produces the protein MRLKYVLSEVMVGLWRNVTMTIAMIITMAVSLTMLGASGLMYLQVDSMKDRYYEDIEVSIFLDGEVSEEQRAGLDAALKSDPLVRDVIYESKDDAYTRFKEMWQDAPDLVNAVNPDQLPESFRVRLINPEQYDQIFEKYKDTEGIDEIVDQRRLLEKIFDILGAVQTMALAAASVMAIAALLLVGNTIQVAAYSKRREVAVMKLVGASNWFIQAPFVLEAVVAGLIGAILGFGALALGKVFLLDGSLRDLTDLLTPIEWSSVLLMFPVMAGVGGLVSAITAWVTLRFYLRV, from the coding sequence ATGCGTCTGAAATACGTCCTGTCCGAGGTGATGGTCGGACTCTGGCGCAACGTGACCATGACCATCGCGATGATCATCACGATGGCCGTGTCGCTCACCATGCTGGGCGCCAGCGGTCTGATGTACCTGCAGGTCGACAGCATGAAGGACCGGTACTACGAGGACATCGAGGTGTCGATCTTCCTCGACGGTGAGGTCTCCGAGGAGCAGCGCGCCGGCCTCGACGCCGCGTTGAAGAGCGACCCGCTGGTCCGGGACGTGATCTACGAGTCCAAGGACGACGCGTACACCCGCTTCAAGGAGATGTGGCAGGACGCGCCGGACCTGGTCAACGCGGTGAACCCGGACCAGCTCCCGGAGTCGTTCCGGGTCCGCCTGATCAACCCCGAGCAGTACGACCAGATCTTCGAGAAGTACAAGGACACCGAGGGCATCGACGAGATCGTCGACCAGCGCCGTCTGCTGGAGAAGATCTTCGACATCCTCGGCGCCGTGCAGACGATGGCGCTGGCCGCCGCGTCGGTGATGGCGATCGCCGCCCTGCTCCTGGTCGGTAACACCATCCAGGTCGCCGCCTACAGCAAGCGGCGCGAGGTCGCGGTCATGAAGCTGGTCGGCGCCTCCAACTGGTTCATCCAGGCCCCGTTCGTGCTGGAGGCGGTGGTCGCCGGCCTGATCGGCGCGATCCTCGGCTTCGGCGCGCTGGCCCTGGGGAAGGTCTTCCTGCTCGACGGCTCGCTGCGGGACCTGACCGACCTGCTGACCCCGATCGAGTGGAGCAGCGTACTGCTGATGTTCCCGGTGATGGCCGGCGTCGGTGGTCTGGTCAGCGCGATCACCGCGTGGGTCACGCTCCGGTTCTACCTCCGGGTCTAG